The following are encoded in a window of Vespula pensylvanica isolate Volc-1 chromosome 2, ASM1446617v1, whole genome shotgun sequence genomic DNA:
- the LOC122627141 gene encoding probable beta-hexosaminidase fdl isoform X1 produces the protein MVKCYKRYTDGGWKRASSLIWDRDRRDFSLKDDQTQRSRSCKVRLARMGGSLPSGWMRRILLFLVLITGVLLIAMYAHAPPLASLQPFTTRRLEEFEQGLVTFLVDNESTKNPEDRLYKYLDALRKKNSTGRDERTVFQSPWSWTCVAGRCERRAVRSSRISLATCTALCGGNTRLLWPRPTGNIILGDESVTMHLQQIEFVTVNTSDRDVKTLLEYAKDVFLGNVRSLIRVANVKGRSGIDSFLIYLSAGNSRGTKLTIDTDESYTLELILKGKILEARITGKSYYGVRHGLETLGQMIWWDESAERQGSLRVLSRASIEDKPVFSYRGLLVDTGRQFFGINQLKRLIDGMAASKLNTFHWHLTDSQSFPFDSVQFPEMARWGAYSGDQVYTPDDVKDLADYARIRGVRVLVEIDSPAHAGAGWQWGTEHGYGELALCVDQQPWTSYCGEPNCGQLNPINEHSYRILEGLYRELLDLTEVRDIIHLGGDEVNLDCWAQYGNITAAMQAQNMTDHHAMWAEFETKMFQRLVKANHDEVPKAVILWSSPLTKRPYITTYFDPKIHVIQSWGGSNWLETSDLLEDGFRVILSHVDAWYLDCGFGRWRETGEAACGEYRTWQTVYNHRPWKEYPQQQMNLILGGEAAIWSEQMGQASLGPRVWPRASALAERLWSDLPTNGYSTDEGVYTRLAAHVEVLTSRGIKTEAMWPQWCSQNPGKCL, from the exons ATGGTTAAGTGTTACAAGCGTTACACGGACGGTGGATGGAAGAGAGCATCATCGTTGATTTGGGATCGAGACCGAAGAGATTTTTCTCTGAAGGACGATCAGACCCAACGTAGTCGGTCTTGCAAGGTTAG ATTAGCGAGAATGGGGGGTAGCCTGCCGAGCGGATGGATGAGGAGgattctcctcttcctcgttttGATAACCGGCGTACTTCTTATTGCCATGTACGCGCATGCACCGCCACTTGCCTCGTTGCAGCCCTTCACGACACGTCG ATTGGAAGAGTTCGAACAGGGCTTGGTAACCTTCTTGGTCGATAATGAGAGCACCAAAAATCCGGAGGATCGCCTATACAAGTACCTTGATGCACTAAGGAAAAAGAACTCTACCGGACGTGATGAACGGAC GGTCTTTCAAAGTCCCTGGTCATGGACGTGCGTTGCTGGTCGTTGCGAAAGAAGGGCCGTGAGATCGTCAAGAATCTCTTTAGCAACTTGTACAGCTCTTTGCGGTGGTAATACTCGTCTCTTGTGGCCTAGACCTACAGGAAACATCATCCTTGGAGATGAAAGCGTTACTATGCATTTACAGCAGATCGAATTCGTGACAGTAAATACGAGCGATCGAGATGTAAAGACTTTGTTGGAATATGCCAAAGACGTTTTCTTAG GAAACGTAAGAAGTCTGATTCGAGTGGCAAACGTCAAAGGTAGATCAGGAATCGATAGTTTTCTGATATATTTAAGTGCTGGCAATTCACGTGGGACCAAATTAACCATTGACACGGACGAATCTTACACGCTCGAGCTTATTTTAAAGGGTAAGATTTTGGAAGCTCGTATAACGGGAAAAAGCTACTACGGTGTGCGTCACGGCCTCGAGACACTTGGGCAAATGATCTGGTGGGACGAGAGCGCCGAAAGGCAAGGTTCTCTACGTGTACTCTCTCGTGCTTCGATCGAGGACAAGCCAGTTTTTTCATATCGTGGTCTACTCGTCGACACAGGGAGACAATTCTTCGGGATCAACCAATTAAAGAGGCTGATCGACGGTATGGCTGCCTCGAAACTGAACACCTTTCATTGGCACCTAACGGATTCTCAGAGCTTCCCCTTTGACTCGGTACAGTTCCCGGAAATGGCGAGATGGGGCGCATACAGTGGCGATCAAGTTTACACACCGGATGACGTTAAAGACCTCGCTGATTACGCAAGAATTCGAGGAGTCAGGGTGCTCGTTGAGATCGACTCTCCCGCTCATGCTGGTGCTGGTTGGCAATGGG GAACGGAACATGGGTATGGTGAACTAGCACTTTGCGTGGACCAACAACCTTGGACATCTTACTGCGGCGAACCAAACTGCGGTCAGCTAAATCCGATAAACGAGCACTCGTATAGGATACTAGAAGGTCTCTATAGGGAGTTGTTGGACCTGACCGAAGTACGAGATATCATTCACCTTGGGGGAGATGAGGTGAACCTCGATTGCTGGGCACAGTACGGAAATATAACCGCGGCGATGCAAGCACAAAATATGACCGATCATCATGCTATGTGGGCGGAATTCGAAACGAAAATGTTCCAACGATTGGTTAAGGCAAATCATGACGAAGTACCGAAGGCTGTCATTTTGTGGAGTTCTCCACTCACGAAGCGTCCATATATTACGACGTATTTTGATCCAAAGATACACGTCATCCAATCTTGGGGTGGTAGCAATTGGCTTGAAACCTCGGATCTTTTAGAAGATGGTTTTCGAGTGATATTGTCACACGTGGACGCTTGGTATTTGGATTGCGGATTTGGTAGATGGAGAGAAACCGGTGAAGCTGCATGTGGCGAGTATCGTACCTGGCAAACGGTTTACAATCATAGACCTTGGAAGGAGTATCCTCAGCAGCAGATGAATTTAATTCTCGGTGGTGAAGCTGCAATTTGGAGCGAGCAAATGGGTCAGGCGTCCTTGGGGCCACGAGTTTGGCCAAGAGCATCGGCTCTCGCCGAAAGATTATg gAGCGATTTACCAACCAATGGTTATTCCACCGACGAAGGTGTGTACACGAGGTTAGCAGCTCACGTTGAAGTGTTAACGAGTCGAGGCATCAAGACGGAAGCCATGTGGCCACAATGGTGCTCTCAGAATCCTGGCAAATGCCTCTGA
- the LOC122627141 gene encoding probable beta-hexosaminidase fdl isoform X3, with protein sequence MVKCYKRYTDGGWKRASSLIWDRDRRDFSLKDDQTQRSRSCKVRLARMGGSLPSGWMRRILLFLVLITGVLLIAMYAHAPPLASLQPFTTRRVFQSPWSWTCVAGRCERRAVRSSRISLATCTALCGGNTRLLWPRPTGNIILGDESVTMHLQQIEFVTVNTSDRDVKTLLEYAKDVFLGNVRSLIRVANVKGRSGIDSFLIYLSAGNSRGTKLTIDTDESYTLELILKGKILEARITGKSYYGVRHGLETLGQMIWWDESAERQGSLRVLSRASIEDKPVFSYRGLLVDTGRQFFGINQLKRLIDGMAASKLNTFHWHLTDSQSFPFDSVQFPEMARWGAYSGDQVYTPDDVKDLADYARIRGVRVLVEIDSPAHAGAGWQWGTEHGYGELALCVDQQPWTSYCGEPNCGQLNPINEHSYRILEGLYRELLDLTEVRDIIHLGGDEVNLDCWAQYGNITAAMQAQNMTDHHAMWAEFETKMFQRLVKANHDEVPKAVILWSSPLTKRPYITTYFDPKIHVIQSWGGSNWLETSDLLEDGFRVILSHVDAWYLDCGFGRWRETGEAACGEYRTWQTVYNHRPWKEYPQQQMNLILGGEAAIWSEQMGQASLGPRVWPRASALAERLWSDLPTNGYSTDEGVYTRLAAHVEVLTSRGIKTEAMWPQWCSQNPGKCL encoded by the exons ATGGTTAAGTGTTACAAGCGTTACACGGACGGTGGATGGAAGAGAGCATCATCGTTGATTTGGGATCGAGACCGAAGAGATTTTTCTCTGAAGGACGATCAGACCCAACGTAGTCGGTCTTGCAAGGTTAG ATTAGCGAGAATGGGGGGTAGCCTGCCGAGCGGATGGATGAGGAGgattctcctcttcctcgttttGATAACCGGCGTACTTCTTATTGCCATGTACGCGCATGCACCGCCACTTGCCTCGTTGCAGCCCTTCACGACACGTCG GGTCTTTCAAAGTCCCTGGTCATGGACGTGCGTTGCTGGTCGTTGCGAAAGAAGGGCCGTGAGATCGTCAAGAATCTCTTTAGCAACTTGTACAGCTCTTTGCGGTGGTAATACTCGTCTCTTGTGGCCTAGACCTACAGGAAACATCATCCTTGGAGATGAAAGCGTTACTATGCATTTACAGCAGATCGAATTCGTGACAGTAAATACGAGCGATCGAGATGTAAAGACTTTGTTGGAATATGCCAAAGACGTTTTCTTAG GAAACGTAAGAAGTCTGATTCGAGTGGCAAACGTCAAAGGTAGATCAGGAATCGATAGTTTTCTGATATATTTAAGTGCTGGCAATTCACGTGGGACCAAATTAACCATTGACACGGACGAATCTTACACGCTCGAGCTTATTTTAAAGGGTAAGATTTTGGAAGCTCGTATAACGGGAAAAAGCTACTACGGTGTGCGTCACGGCCTCGAGACACTTGGGCAAATGATCTGGTGGGACGAGAGCGCCGAAAGGCAAGGTTCTCTACGTGTACTCTCTCGTGCTTCGATCGAGGACAAGCCAGTTTTTTCATATCGTGGTCTACTCGTCGACACAGGGAGACAATTCTTCGGGATCAACCAATTAAAGAGGCTGATCGACGGTATGGCTGCCTCGAAACTGAACACCTTTCATTGGCACCTAACGGATTCTCAGAGCTTCCCCTTTGACTCGGTACAGTTCCCGGAAATGGCGAGATGGGGCGCATACAGTGGCGATCAAGTTTACACACCGGATGACGTTAAAGACCTCGCTGATTACGCAAGAATTCGAGGAGTCAGGGTGCTCGTTGAGATCGACTCTCCCGCTCATGCTGGTGCTGGTTGGCAATGGG GAACGGAACATGGGTATGGTGAACTAGCACTTTGCGTGGACCAACAACCTTGGACATCTTACTGCGGCGAACCAAACTGCGGTCAGCTAAATCCGATAAACGAGCACTCGTATAGGATACTAGAAGGTCTCTATAGGGAGTTGTTGGACCTGACCGAAGTACGAGATATCATTCACCTTGGGGGAGATGAGGTGAACCTCGATTGCTGGGCACAGTACGGAAATATAACCGCGGCGATGCAAGCACAAAATATGACCGATCATCATGCTATGTGGGCGGAATTCGAAACGAAAATGTTCCAACGATTGGTTAAGGCAAATCATGACGAAGTACCGAAGGCTGTCATTTTGTGGAGTTCTCCACTCACGAAGCGTCCATATATTACGACGTATTTTGATCCAAAGATACACGTCATCCAATCTTGGGGTGGTAGCAATTGGCTTGAAACCTCGGATCTTTTAGAAGATGGTTTTCGAGTGATATTGTCACACGTGGACGCTTGGTATTTGGATTGCGGATTTGGTAGATGGAGAGAAACCGGTGAAGCTGCATGTGGCGAGTATCGTACCTGGCAAACGGTTTACAATCATAGACCTTGGAAGGAGTATCCTCAGCAGCAGATGAATTTAATTCTCGGTGGTGAAGCTGCAATTTGGAGCGAGCAAATGGGTCAGGCGTCCTTGGGGCCACGAGTTTGGCCAAGAGCATCGGCTCTCGCCGAAAGATTATg gAGCGATTTACCAACCAATGGTTATTCCACCGACGAAGGTGTGTACACGAGGTTAGCAGCTCACGTTGAAGTGTTAACGAGTCGAGGCATCAAGACGGAAGCCATGTGGCCACAATGGTGCTCTCAGAATCCTGGCAAATGCCTCTGA
- the LOC122627145 gene encoding uncharacterized protein LOC122627145 codes for MRGLAVLAAVQMAQNHSNNIVNGGDESKTSIESDRSNILGYNISSNSGSTEKNGHFETDLHGHVNILLGGAMLSGVIMVLIVICYCCHKNMKKYRPQEYSHYWRPEPDVHSLEVFTMDSHITCPERVTMTNPEDGTQAALPCPLTPGPPPAYESLIFDPQSLPFSSEKKDTTEVPTNESTMNEDSSTINSETSQPKKEENPKDDKDLPSYEAALKLEADGYV; via the exons ATGAGAGGATTAGCTGTGTTGGCCGCGGTGCAGATGGCCCAAAATCACTCGAACAACATAGTTAACGGTGGCGACGAAAGCAAAACGTCGATCGAATCGGATCGTTCGAATATTTTGGGAtacaatatttcatcgaaCAGTGGTAGTACAGAGAAGAACGGTCACTTCGAAACTGACTTGCATGGTCACGTAAACATTTTACTCGGAGG AGCTATGCTTAGCGGAGTGATCATGGTACTGATAGTAATATGTTATTGCTgtcataaaaatatgaaaaagtatCGACCTCAGGAATATTCTCATTATTGGAGACCCGAGCCCGATGTTCATAGTCTCGAAGTATTCACTATGGATTCTCATATCACG TGCCCGGAGCGAGTAACAATGACGAACCCGGAAGATGGAACCCAAGCTGCTCTTCCTTGTCCGTTGACACCAGGCCCACCTCCTGCTTACGAGAGTCTCATTTTCGATCCGCAAAGTCTGCCATTTTCCAGCGAGAAAAAGGATACCACAGAGGTTCCAACGAACGAGTCGACGATGAACGAAGACAGTTCTACTATAAATTCGGAAACAAGTCAaccgaagaaggaagaaaatccGAAAGATGACAAAGATCTACCTTCCTACGAGGCTGCTTTGAAATTGGAAGCTGATGGATACGTCTAG
- the LOC122627141 gene encoding probable beta-hexosaminidase fdl isoform X2 yields the protein MPWYKIVHSVFLVVKMLFLRRSPFIKAYVYRLARMGGSLPSGWMRRILLFLVLITGVLLIAMYAHAPPLASLQPFTTRRLEEFEQGLVTFLVDNESTKNPEDRLYKYLDALRKKNSTGRDERTVFQSPWSWTCVAGRCERRAVRSSRISLATCTALCGGNTRLLWPRPTGNIILGDESVTMHLQQIEFVTVNTSDRDVKTLLEYAKDVFLGNVRSLIRVANVKGRSGIDSFLIYLSAGNSRGTKLTIDTDESYTLELILKGKILEARITGKSYYGVRHGLETLGQMIWWDESAERQGSLRVLSRASIEDKPVFSYRGLLVDTGRQFFGINQLKRLIDGMAASKLNTFHWHLTDSQSFPFDSVQFPEMARWGAYSGDQVYTPDDVKDLADYARIRGVRVLVEIDSPAHAGAGWQWGTEHGYGELALCVDQQPWTSYCGEPNCGQLNPINEHSYRILEGLYRELLDLTEVRDIIHLGGDEVNLDCWAQYGNITAAMQAQNMTDHHAMWAEFETKMFQRLVKANHDEVPKAVILWSSPLTKRPYITTYFDPKIHVIQSWGGSNWLETSDLLEDGFRVILSHVDAWYLDCGFGRWRETGEAACGEYRTWQTVYNHRPWKEYPQQQMNLILGGEAAIWSEQMGQASLGPRVWPRASALAERLWSDLPTNGYSTDEGVYTRLAAHVEVLTSRGIKTEAMWPQWCSQNPGKCL from the exons ATGCCGTGGTATAAGATTGTACATAGTGTATTTCTAGTCGTTAAAATGCTCTTTCTACGCCGTTCTCCGTTCATCAAGGCATACGTTTAtag ATTAGCGAGAATGGGGGGTAGCCTGCCGAGCGGATGGATGAGGAGgattctcctcttcctcgttttGATAACCGGCGTACTTCTTATTGCCATGTACGCGCATGCACCGCCACTTGCCTCGTTGCAGCCCTTCACGACACGTCG ATTGGAAGAGTTCGAACAGGGCTTGGTAACCTTCTTGGTCGATAATGAGAGCACCAAAAATCCGGAGGATCGCCTATACAAGTACCTTGATGCACTAAGGAAAAAGAACTCTACCGGACGTGATGAACGGAC GGTCTTTCAAAGTCCCTGGTCATGGACGTGCGTTGCTGGTCGTTGCGAAAGAAGGGCCGTGAGATCGTCAAGAATCTCTTTAGCAACTTGTACAGCTCTTTGCGGTGGTAATACTCGTCTCTTGTGGCCTAGACCTACAGGAAACATCATCCTTGGAGATGAAAGCGTTACTATGCATTTACAGCAGATCGAATTCGTGACAGTAAATACGAGCGATCGAGATGTAAAGACTTTGTTGGAATATGCCAAAGACGTTTTCTTAG GAAACGTAAGAAGTCTGATTCGAGTGGCAAACGTCAAAGGTAGATCAGGAATCGATAGTTTTCTGATATATTTAAGTGCTGGCAATTCACGTGGGACCAAATTAACCATTGACACGGACGAATCTTACACGCTCGAGCTTATTTTAAAGGGTAAGATTTTGGAAGCTCGTATAACGGGAAAAAGCTACTACGGTGTGCGTCACGGCCTCGAGACACTTGGGCAAATGATCTGGTGGGACGAGAGCGCCGAAAGGCAAGGTTCTCTACGTGTACTCTCTCGTGCTTCGATCGAGGACAAGCCAGTTTTTTCATATCGTGGTCTACTCGTCGACACAGGGAGACAATTCTTCGGGATCAACCAATTAAAGAGGCTGATCGACGGTATGGCTGCCTCGAAACTGAACACCTTTCATTGGCACCTAACGGATTCTCAGAGCTTCCCCTTTGACTCGGTACAGTTCCCGGAAATGGCGAGATGGGGCGCATACAGTGGCGATCAAGTTTACACACCGGATGACGTTAAAGACCTCGCTGATTACGCAAGAATTCGAGGAGTCAGGGTGCTCGTTGAGATCGACTCTCCCGCTCATGCTGGTGCTGGTTGGCAATGGG GAACGGAACATGGGTATGGTGAACTAGCACTTTGCGTGGACCAACAACCTTGGACATCTTACTGCGGCGAACCAAACTGCGGTCAGCTAAATCCGATAAACGAGCACTCGTATAGGATACTAGAAGGTCTCTATAGGGAGTTGTTGGACCTGACCGAAGTACGAGATATCATTCACCTTGGGGGAGATGAGGTGAACCTCGATTGCTGGGCACAGTACGGAAATATAACCGCGGCGATGCAAGCACAAAATATGACCGATCATCATGCTATGTGGGCGGAATTCGAAACGAAAATGTTCCAACGATTGGTTAAGGCAAATCATGACGAAGTACCGAAGGCTGTCATTTTGTGGAGTTCTCCACTCACGAAGCGTCCATATATTACGACGTATTTTGATCCAAAGATACACGTCATCCAATCTTGGGGTGGTAGCAATTGGCTTGAAACCTCGGATCTTTTAGAAGATGGTTTTCGAGTGATATTGTCACACGTGGACGCTTGGTATTTGGATTGCGGATTTGGTAGATGGAGAGAAACCGGTGAAGCTGCATGTGGCGAGTATCGTACCTGGCAAACGGTTTACAATCATAGACCTTGGAAGGAGTATCCTCAGCAGCAGATGAATTTAATTCTCGGTGGTGAAGCTGCAATTTGGAGCGAGCAAATGGGTCAGGCGTCCTTGGGGCCACGAGTTTGGCCAAGAGCATCGGCTCTCGCCGAAAGATTATg gAGCGATTTACCAACCAATGGTTATTCCACCGACGAAGGTGTGTACACGAGGTTAGCAGCTCACGTTGAAGTGTTAACGAGTCGAGGCATCAAGACGGAAGCCATGTGGCCACAATGGTGCTCTCAGAATCCTGGCAAATGCCTCTGA
- the LOC122627141 gene encoding probable beta-hexosaminidase fdl isoform X4, which translates to MGGSLPSGWMRRILLFLVLITGVLLIAMYAHAPPLASLQPFTTRRLEEFEQGLVTFLVDNESTKNPEDRLYKYLDALRKKNSTGRDERTVFQSPWSWTCVAGRCERRAVRSSRISLATCTALCGGNTRLLWPRPTGNIILGDESVTMHLQQIEFVTVNTSDRDVKTLLEYAKDVFLGNVRSLIRVANVKGRSGIDSFLIYLSAGNSRGTKLTIDTDESYTLELILKGKILEARITGKSYYGVRHGLETLGQMIWWDESAERQGSLRVLSRASIEDKPVFSYRGLLVDTGRQFFGINQLKRLIDGMAASKLNTFHWHLTDSQSFPFDSVQFPEMARWGAYSGDQVYTPDDVKDLADYARIRGVRVLVEIDSPAHAGAGWQWGTEHGYGELALCVDQQPWTSYCGEPNCGQLNPINEHSYRILEGLYRELLDLTEVRDIIHLGGDEVNLDCWAQYGNITAAMQAQNMTDHHAMWAEFETKMFQRLVKANHDEVPKAVILWSSPLTKRPYITTYFDPKIHVIQSWGGSNWLETSDLLEDGFRVILSHVDAWYLDCGFGRWRETGEAACGEYRTWQTVYNHRPWKEYPQQQMNLILGGEAAIWSEQMGQASLGPRVWPRASALAERLWSDLPTNGYSTDEGVYTRLAAHVEVLTSRGIKTEAMWPQWCSQNPGKCL; encoded by the exons ATGGGGGGTAGCCTGCCGAGCGGATGGATGAGGAGgattctcctcttcctcgttttGATAACCGGCGTACTTCTTATTGCCATGTACGCGCATGCACCGCCACTTGCCTCGTTGCAGCCCTTCACGACACGTCG ATTGGAAGAGTTCGAACAGGGCTTGGTAACCTTCTTGGTCGATAATGAGAGCACCAAAAATCCGGAGGATCGCCTATACAAGTACCTTGATGCACTAAGGAAAAAGAACTCTACCGGACGTGATGAACGGAC GGTCTTTCAAAGTCCCTGGTCATGGACGTGCGTTGCTGGTCGTTGCGAAAGAAGGGCCGTGAGATCGTCAAGAATCTCTTTAGCAACTTGTACAGCTCTTTGCGGTGGTAATACTCGTCTCTTGTGGCCTAGACCTACAGGAAACATCATCCTTGGAGATGAAAGCGTTACTATGCATTTACAGCAGATCGAATTCGTGACAGTAAATACGAGCGATCGAGATGTAAAGACTTTGTTGGAATATGCCAAAGACGTTTTCTTAG GAAACGTAAGAAGTCTGATTCGAGTGGCAAACGTCAAAGGTAGATCAGGAATCGATAGTTTTCTGATATATTTAAGTGCTGGCAATTCACGTGGGACCAAATTAACCATTGACACGGACGAATCTTACACGCTCGAGCTTATTTTAAAGGGTAAGATTTTGGAAGCTCGTATAACGGGAAAAAGCTACTACGGTGTGCGTCACGGCCTCGAGACACTTGGGCAAATGATCTGGTGGGACGAGAGCGCCGAAAGGCAAGGTTCTCTACGTGTACTCTCTCGTGCTTCGATCGAGGACAAGCCAGTTTTTTCATATCGTGGTCTACTCGTCGACACAGGGAGACAATTCTTCGGGATCAACCAATTAAAGAGGCTGATCGACGGTATGGCTGCCTCGAAACTGAACACCTTTCATTGGCACCTAACGGATTCTCAGAGCTTCCCCTTTGACTCGGTACAGTTCCCGGAAATGGCGAGATGGGGCGCATACAGTGGCGATCAAGTTTACACACCGGATGACGTTAAAGACCTCGCTGATTACGCAAGAATTCGAGGAGTCAGGGTGCTCGTTGAGATCGACTCTCCCGCTCATGCTGGTGCTGGTTGGCAATGGG GAACGGAACATGGGTATGGTGAACTAGCACTTTGCGTGGACCAACAACCTTGGACATCTTACTGCGGCGAACCAAACTGCGGTCAGCTAAATCCGATAAACGAGCACTCGTATAGGATACTAGAAGGTCTCTATAGGGAGTTGTTGGACCTGACCGAAGTACGAGATATCATTCACCTTGGGGGAGATGAGGTGAACCTCGATTGCTGGGCACAGTACGGAAATATAACCGCGGCGATGCAAGCACAAAATATGACCGATCATCATGCTATGTGGGCGGAATTCGAAACGAAAATGTTCCAACGATTGGTTAAGGCAAATCATGACGAAGTACCGAAGGCTGTCATTTTGTGGAGTTCTCCACTCACGAAGCGTCCATATATTACGACGTATTTTGATCCAAAGATACACGTCATCCAATCTTGGGGTGGTAGCAATTGGCTTGAAACCTCGGATCTTTTAGAAGATGGTTTTCGAGTGATATTGTCACACGTGGACGCTTGGTATTTGGATTGCGGATTTGGTAGATGGAGAGAAACCGGTGAAGCTGCATGTGGCGAGTATCGTACCTGGCAAACGGTTTACAATCATAGACCTTGGAAGGAGTATCCTCAGCAGCAGATGAATTTAATTCTCGGTGGTGAAGCTGCAATTTGGAGCGAGCAAATGGGTCAGGCGTCCTTGGGGCCACGAGTTTGGCCAAGAGCATCGGCTCTCGCCGAAAGATTATg gAGCGATTTACCAACCAATGGTTATTCCACCGACGAAGGTGTGTACACGAGGTTAGCAGCTCACGTTGAAGTGTTAACGAGTCGAGGCATCAAGACGGAAGCCATGTGGCCACAATGGTGCTCTCAGAATCCTGGCAAATGCCTCTGA